The Sporosarcina sp. Te-1 DNA window GCATATATCGTCTACCAACAAGAGCTTGTAAATTATGGCTTGGGGTATGACGTCAACACGAAATTGAAAGCGTCTTATGAAGTGAAAGCAGGGGAAGAAATCGTAGCATCCGGCCAAGTGAAATTGGCACAGGACGGCTCCTACACTTTTGACCTGCCGGAACTAGATAAGGCGAACCACTCCGTCATCGTGAAATACGAAGACGCAGCTGGCAATAAAGCGGAACAAATCATCTACAATGCAGGCGACCAAGTAGAAGACAAGGTCGACTACACAGTAAGCTTGGAAGCCGTTGAGCTTGAACTCGAAGGCACAGAGCAACTGACAGTAATTGAAACAACAACAAAACCAGACGGCACGAAAGAAGAGAAGGATGTCACGGCAGAAGCGGAATTCGTCTCTGCGGATGAAACCATCGCAACTGTCGAGAACGGCCTTGTCACAGCAGTGGCGTCAGGTACGACAGACATCACAGTCACTTACAAAACATTCACGAAAACTATAACTGTTGAAGTGAAAGAGCCGGTTCAAGGCGAAGATAAAGTGACATACACAGTAAACAAAATGAGCGTCAAACTCGGCGTTGACCAAACGGAGCAACTGATCGTCACGAAGACGACAGAAAAACCGGATGGCACGGTCGTGGAAGAAGACGTGACAGATACTGGCAAGTACAGCGTCGTCAACAATACAATTGCGAAAATCCACAAAGGTCTCATCACGGCAATCAAACCGGGTAAAACGCAAGCTCGCGTTATGATTCCAGGACAAGAGACGATTTTCGTCGAAATCGAAGTGACAGCACAAGCGAAAGATATCATTTCGTATTCCGTTAACAAAAAGAATTTGGTCCTCGGCGTTGGCCAGCAGGAACAACTGTATGTGACGCAAAAGACAGTGAAACCGGACGGCACAGTAGTTGAAAAAGACGTGACAGGCCAATTGCGCTATAACGTCGTCAACAACACGTACGCAACTGTCCAAAAAGGTGCAGTCACTGCGAAACAAGTAGGTATGACACAAGTCCGAATCCACAGCATTCCGGACCATGAAGACATCTATATCTACTTGGAAGTGGTGGAGCTGCCGCAAAACATCGTCACCTATTCTGCGAATAAAACCCATCTGACGATCGGGGAAGGCCAGCAGGAGCAATTGTATGTGACAGAAACAACAGTAACTCCGGACGGCGATGTCTATGAACGCGACGTCACGGGTCTTGGCAAATACAATGTCATCGATAATACGGTCGCGACGGTAAAAAAGGGACTTGTCACAGCTGCAAAAGCAGGCAAATCCCAAGTCCGTATCGTAATCAATGACAAAGAGACGCTTTATGTCTACTTGGAAGTAACGAAAGCGCCACAAAACAAAGTGTCCTATGACCTTAGCGAGACTGAACTTGTCCTCGCGGTCGGAGAGCAAAAGCAATTGAAAGTGAAGGAAACAACAGTTACACCAGATGGCAAAGTGACAGAACGTGACGCGACTGTCGATACAACGTTTGAAGTAGTCAATGACGCGATCGCATCCGTCCAAATGGGCCTAGTCACAGCAAAAGAAGCCGGCAAGACGCAAGTTCGTGTTGTATTGCCGAGCGGCGAAGCGATTCTTGTTTATCTGGAAGTAGCTGGCGAAACAGCAGCACCTGATACTGTCACGTACGCCGTCAATCAAGACCAATTCGCCTTGAACGCAGGCGAAACGGCACAACTGACAGTAACCGAAACGACAACGAAAGCAGATGGAACAGCAACGGACCGTGATGTGACAAGCGAAGCGGTATTCACAAGCGCTGACCCGAGCATCGCAACAGTCGAAAACGGCACGATCACAGCAGTTGGTGCCGGAACGACTAGCATCACAGCGACAGTCAAAGACTTCACTGCTACGATCGCATTAGAAGTGGCGGATGTACCGGAAGTTCCGGAAGTGCCAACTGAAACAGTCGAATACTCCGTGAATAAAACGGATGTCAACGTTGGAGTCGGCGAACAGGATCGCATCCTCGTTCTCGAAACAACAACAAAACCGAACGGCGATGTCACAATGCGCAATGTCACAGAAGAATCTTCGTTCGAAGTGGCGGACGCAAGCATTGCGGCGATCGACCGTGGAACAGTCATCGGACTTGGTCTCGGCAGCACAAGCATCGCAGTTCGATACGCTGAGTTTTTCGAAACGGTGAACGTCACAGTTGACGGAGCACCGGCCGTTCAATCACCGGCACAAAAAATCACGATGGACAGTATTGCTGCAGAGCTGGACAATAAAAAGGTGAAGCAAATTACGATTGATCTCTTCTCAGCGGAAGATACAGTCGAACTCGAAATTGAGGCAGCTACACTGGAAGCCATCAAACATTCGAAAAAGGACCTCATCCTTCAAAAAGATGGAGCGGTCTTCACATTCGAAGATGACGCAGTCAAAGAACTGCTCAATAATTCCGGTGGCGACGTGACGATTGTCATCACAAAATCGGACGCAAGCCATATCGAGGACGCTATCTCTGATATCTATACACTGGAATTTTACAGTGGCTTCGGAGACAGCAAACAATTGCTAAATCAATACAAGGAGGACATTGAAATCATCCTCCCAATCTATGAATCCAGCATGACGCGATCCAACAAAGTGGCTGTCCTGGACGTCACAACGAACCAAAAGTTGAAAGCGAAGTACAAAAAAGGCCAATTCGCATTTGAAACTGAATATGCCGGAAGCTTCGTCGCAATCAACGACTAATCCAAAACAGCCTTTCTCCGCAAATAGGAGAAAGGCTGTTTTTCAGTTTAGGAGACATGGAATCGTGTATACTATCTGTAAGACTACTAGACCCATAGACACCTGGAGACAGAAAGGAAGTGTACACATGACCAGAAAAGCCGAACAGCTCATCGATCAAAAAACAGCGAATAACAACCGTTCCCGATTCGGCAGCCAAAAGAAAAAATATAAGACGACGACTAAACCGCAAACCGACTACGTCGTACTCGACTTCGAAACGACCGGTTTCCGGGCAGGCGCAGACCGCATCATTCAAATCGGCGCATTAAAATTCATTAACCATGAACAAATTGAATACTTCAATACCTTCATCAACCCGGAGCGCTACATTCCACCAAACATTACACGACTCACCGGCATTTCAAACGAAATGGTCGAATGGGCTCCCACTATTGAAAATAAAATCGACGAGCTCATCGAATTCATTGACAATCTGCCAATTATCGCGCACAACGCCGCCTTCGACATGAGTTTCCTCTACGCCCTCGATAATCTCGAAGGCATTGAAATCCCGGCCTACACGGTGATCGACACCGTTAAACTCGCGCGAAAAACCATTACAGAAACACCGAATCACAAACTGACGACCCTCACAAAATACCTGCAACTCGAACACGATGCCCACGACGCAATCGGCGACTGTCTCGCCACCGCTGCCATCTATCAGTACTGCACCAACGCCAACGACCCTCATACTGCTTGAGGATTGTTGGCGTTTTTTTATGTATATTCTATGATCAATCGAACCGCTATCTGCGCATAAATCCATAGGAAGCGCGCATACCGGTCCCGCATCCGCGCATACCCACTGAAATTCCGCGCTAAAACCCCTCATTCCCGCGCATAATAAGCTTGAGACCGCGCATAAACCCGGTACACCCGCGCATACCCAAACTCAACCCTAGCAAGAAATTCTTCAAAACAGCAGTCATCGGACCTCATGTGACACCTAGTAACTAAACCTTGAATGGTCAAAAGCATTTAGCACGAAATAGTCTGTTCAACAACCTAGCGCTTCCCCGCGGATCATCTATCTCCCTCCAACAAGACCGGCCGCGCATAAATCCACCCAAAGCACGCATACCGTTCCCGTATCCGCGCATATCCACTGAAATTCCGCGCTAAAATCCCTCATTCCCGCGCATAACGAGCTTGAGACCGCCCATAAACCAAGTGCATCCGCGTATAAACCTGTCCGTTAGAATGCCAAAAGCATTCAGCGCGAACGAAATATAGCAATAACCTATCGCATTCCCAC harbors:
- a CDS encoding PolC-type DNA polymerase III; translated protein: MTRKAEQLIDQKTANNNRSRFGSQKKKYKTTTKPQTDYVVLDFETTGFRAGADRIIQIGALKFINHEQIEYFNTFINPERYIPPNITRLTGISNEMVEWAPTIENKIDELIEFIDNLPIIAHNAAFDMSFLYALDNLEGIEIPAYTVIDTVKLARKTITETPNHKLTTLTKYLQLEHDAHDAIGDCLATAAIYQYCTNANDPHTA